One stretch of Orcinus orca chromosome 15, mOrcOrc1.1, whole genome shotgun sequence DNA includes these proteins:
- the VAPA gene encoding vesicle-associated membrane protein-associated protein A isoform X2: protein MASASGAMAKHEQILVLDPPTDLKFKGPFTDVVTTNLKLRNPSDRKVCFKVKTTAPRRYCVRPNSGIIDPGLTVTVSVMLQPFDYDPNEKSKHKFMVQTIFAPPNISDMEAVWKEAKPDELMDSKLRCVFEMPNENDKLGIAPPGPALAVAPPSSINSTVAAPASYSAKNEPRALSVFKQEKQKNDIEPSKAVPLNAAKQDGPVPKPHSVSLNDTETRKLMEECKRLQGEMMKLSEENRHLRDEGLRLRKVAHSDKPGSTSAASFRDNVTSPLPSLLVVIAAIFIGFFLGKFIL from the exons GCCCCTTCACAGATGTAGTCACTACAAATCTTAAGTTGCGAAATCCATCGGATAGAAAGGTGTGTTTCAAAGTGAAGACTACGGCACCTCGTCGATACTGTGTGAGGCCCAACAGTGGAATTATTGACCCAGGGTTGACTGTGACTGTTTCAG taATGCTGCAGCCTTTTGACTATGACCCCAATGAGAAGAGTAAACACAAGTTTATGGTACAGACCATCTTTGCTCCACCAAACATTTCAGATATGGAAGCAGTG TGGAAAGAGGCAAAACCCGATGAATTGATGGATTCTAAATTGAGATGTGTATTTGAAATGCCcaatgaaaatgataaattg GGTATTGCTCCGCCGGGGCCGGCCCTGGCTGTCGCTCCGCCGAGCAGCATCAACAGCACAGTTGCAGCACCTGCCAGTTATAGCGCGAAGAATGAGCCCAGGGCACTCAGTGTGTTCAAACAGGAGAAACAGAAG AACGACATTGAACCCAGCAAAGCTGTTCCCCTGAACGCTGCGAAGCAGGACGGGCCCGTGCCAAAGCCACACAGTGTTTCCCTCAATGATACTGAGACGAGGAAGCTCATGGAAGAGTGCAAGAGGCTCCAGGGAGAGATGATGAAGTTATCGGAAGAAAACCGACACCTGAGA gatGAAGGCTTAAGGCTCAGAAAGGTAGCACATTCGGATAAACCTGGATCCACCTCAGCTGCGTCCTTCAGAGATAATGTCACCAGTCCTCTTCCTTCACTTCTTGTTGTAATTGCAGCCATTTTCATTGGATTCTTTCTAGGGAAATTCATCTTGTAG